ggcttttcttatgttggTTAACCATTGGGAGAAATGTCCTAACTGTACGAGCTTTCAGTTAAATGTTAGGAGAAACTTTCTAATGGTAAGCGCTGTTTGACAGACTGctttgggaggtggagggagataTTAAATGGAGGCTGAATAACCAGGTGTCAGGAATGATACAGTCAcatcctgcattgaacaggggctTGGATTAGATGACCTCTAGGGACATTTAAGactctacagttctatgattccCCCATGGAACTCTGATGGCATAGATAATTCCAGTAGAtgctgctggctctgatgtccgtgggtgtgaatccattctgggtttcagtcagaactctaaaaatgctatcgccccactgacattggcgcCACTGGCCTCCACTAGTTAATTCCCCAGTTCCATCAGCACATCAAATTTTCGTTGAAACATGAAGCTCACAGACACTCTCAGCCATCCTACCTCCTaaagttgttgtgagaataaaacaggGAACCATGTGCACAACCATATGCTCCTTGGCGGCATATAAACATCAGTAATAAATCAAATGAAACACACAAAGACAAGTTAacgttttgtttttcattcatttcattagcatgtaagaaaaggaattggaagTGGGGAAGGAGCTGAAGGATTTCCAGGGAAacaattgtttaaaaatacattagaaCTTTATAGAAAGGAGAAGAATCTCTccaaggagaaagaaaaggaatcttTCCAAACAGATACATCTGATTACTAAATCCTTCTCATTTTCGTAATACTGAGATTCACCAATTTAATTCTGATCAGTCTCCCTggttaatcctcctcctctcctctcccccctccagctACAAATGTTGCTGGATTAGTTCTTTTCATGTAATTCCCCCTCTTCACTTCCCAGGCTCTGGTGCTCTTGTTCGGaacagctgctgctgcaagcCACTTGGCATCCTTGCGCCACCTCGTACCAGACCCATGGATAGTCCACATGATCTGCACAGCACGCAGGAGAATTTGCAGGCCAAGTGGGGGTGGCACAGATCTCATTGCAGAAAGGCATTCACACTCCTATGCCAGCAATAGGCAACcgagtgctctccagatgttttggactgcagctcccacaatccccaaCCATTGCCCATACTGGTTGCCCAACCCTGGCAATGCAATGCCTACCCTGCAGGGGTAGCGGGCACTTGCATTTTGCCCTGATTACTTGCTAAATCATATTCTGAGAAAGCCCTGAGCAGTCACTGTACTTATCCTCAGTGTCagaacaagacattttgcttcctgaagcaGAGCAGCAGATGGTGTGTCCCAATCCCCCAAATCAAGGTACATCGGtatatgaggcagaaaatcccacaagcgctTCTCCTCATCCCTagcattaaaaatataataataactaagtgaataactaaccatttgctgcccttttaggATAGCCAGAATCTACtgtctgaggtgactgcctcactctgcctcagggTGGGACTGACCCTGCATATCTTCTATCTCCTATCTATCCTTGTTACTCTAATCTGTGTCGTTTGGgctccttctgtttctttcccTCTGCAAATTCTTTCCATTTGCATTCAGGCCATCAGGCAAGTGTGGTGACTTGGAAGGTTGGGTTTGAATGGGGAAATCCTGCTTGAGATTCCTGCTCAGCTATCGAAGGGAGGCCCCACCTACTACACATGCGGtggaatgaggtggtagaatagGCTGTACCATGTCAGGCTGTGGGGATGGAGGGTGGGAGgtcacatttttgaatgctcccttTAGCCCTACATTAAAACTGTCCAGCAGGCAAGTGGTCTGGAGTAGAATCTTTCTCAATGGTGTGTTAATTTTCTGTTTACAAGGACTTTGTTCTTTGCATGGAGATGCATTCAAAACAAGTATCTCCCACCTAGATTGTGAAGCCACAAGGACCACCACAGCATTAGCTTATCGGAAGATGCCCACCCCATCCTGCTGCACGTGCCTCCCAGCATCACTGGAAATCAGGAAATTGCTGTCTCTCTGCCAATTTTTAtttcatgggttgttgtgatgataaaagatGCTGTCCCGACCTCCTTGTACGATGCCAGTATGAGCTCCTCCTTCAAAGGTTgccaatttttcttttcttggccctgttcctatatctttaatggCAGCCTGACTCTGAAAAATTAAGCTGGTGCCATTTCTCCTATCCCtttatctccatgccaggaaaaaaatattGAATAGTATTGCTGTAGCCGTCCGGAACTCTGTTGAAtgcaaaggcctgctgaaactgGGATTTCAATGTCAAGCTTAGGTCATTCACACCATTTAAAATAAGTATTGAACACATCCCCAGTTATTGCACAACCTGCTCTGTCCAGGCTACAGTGGCCTCTCCAGGCTTGCCCCTGTTGAGATATCCTGGGCTTCTGCACTGAGAAAAGCATCCCTTGTCACTTCGTTCTCCATCTGCTGAGCTTGGGGCCATTTCTCAGCAAATTGCACTGCAGCATGTATACTGTGGAAAGACAGCAGCTCTGAATCTTCCATCCCAGTGAGCCAGCCACCTGCCTGGAGTAGGTGCCGGATTGATGGGTTGCAATTGGCCAACAGGACCTGGATGCCGATCTTCTTATAGTCCTGGCGGGTCTCCTTCAGCACACTAAGGCCCACACTGTCCAGAAACTGCATGGCACCACAGTCAATGATCAAGCTGTGCATGTCTAGGGTAGGAAGGGGAACATCTGCTGAAGCCTTGGTGGCTCCTTTCTTGGTGACCTTTAGGCAGTTCAACTTAGAAGAAAAGCAGTTATCATCTTTGCCTTGGGCCGCTTTTGCTTTTGCTTCAGCTTTTTGCTGTAAAGCAGCAACCAGTGAAGGATTTACTCCTGTTTTCTTGAAGAGTGAGCTTTTGAAATAGTCCTTGTTTGCATAGTAAAGGGAGGTATCAAAGCGGAAGATCTTAATGTTCTCAATACTGCTGATCTTCTTGTAAGTGAACTGGTCCTCATAGATTTCTGAGTCATTCACCTTTCCTAGAAGGGTGGCTCGGGGTCTCTGGGTACGgaagatgatgcacaggagagcAAAGCAGACCCCTATCAGAAGGCCCAGCTCTGTAGTGATGAGCGATGAGGAGAGCATGGTGACCCACCAGACCACAGTGTCTATCTTGCTGATCCGCCACATCTTGGGAGTGTCAGCAAATTTCCGCAAGGCCCCCCTGAGGTTAACAATGGTAACCACCCCCAAGATACAGGTTTGCAGTGAATAGAAGAGTGGGGCAATCCACAACAGCACCAGGAGCAACACAAATGAAGATATCAAGCTTGATATCTGGGTATGACATCCCGTGGATTCCTTCAGCAAGGTCTTTGTCAAGGCTGCACAGCTAGCGAAGCAGTAGAAGAAAGATGGAATCAGATTCCCCATGCCAATGGCAATCATCTCTTGGTTGGCCCGGACAGGGTAGCCATGCTTCTTGCCAAATATTTCTGCCAGTGAGACAGTCATTGCAAAACCAATTATGGCAATGGGTAAAGCATCAAGTGCCAGACTTGACAAAAGGTTTAGATCCGGAACAGTAGGTTGCATGAAGCCAGTGGGGATGTTGCCGCAGATTTTAGATTTGTATCTGGCATTGAAGTTACAGAAATGGGACACCAGAGTAGCTGCAATGACCACCAGGAGTTCCACGGGAAATGGAGCCTTCATTTTGTCCTTATAGTAGTTGTTGATCTCCTTTACTGGCACGATGAGGACCAAAGAAACCAGGCTGGTAACTAGGTCACAGATGTTGGTCTTGCCAATGTATCTGAAGATGTCCACCCACGTTAAGATAAGAGAGCCAACTCCATCATGGCGAGGGATTTTCAGTCCCAGTAAAAGATTCATTTGGGAAGTGAGGATGGTAAGGGAGGATCCAGTCACAAAGCCACTCAGTAGAGGCTCTGAAAGATATATGGATAGAAAACCCAGCTGCAAGACCGCCAGAAGTATCTGAAACGAAAAGCAAGATGAATCCATCAATCTAGTCGCCATGAGCAAGGAGGAGAGGTCTTCACTTGCCTTTGATCTCCGTTACCTCTAAAATGGCTGCTGTTGTGTGTTAGGGAATCTTATTTGTACTAGTCGCATCATGGGAGGTGACAGTCAGGACTGGGTCAAAATACAGTTTGATAAAAAAATTATGAACAACCATCCAAGttgcctgtagctcagtggcagagcacgttTTACATGCAACTGGTCACTCTCTAACATCGCCAGTTAGGGCTGGGacaaaaactcctgtctgaacaTTGCTGTTGTCATTGTCACTgtctattgcatttctatactgccccatagccaaagctgtatATTGCTCCCATGACAACATGGGAGAAATATAGCATCCTTGTCCTCATTATGGGCTTCCCTTaggcatcaggttggccactgtgagaacagtggactacataggcctttggtctgatccaacatgacccTTCTTAATACTGAGCTAGCTAGACCAGTGGTTTGACTCATTGTAAGTCATTTATGAACACAATTTTCCCCCTAAGGCTGGTTCGCACAATTCGTCACAATATTCTCATGTTCATTGCATTGACTTTTTCTAGCCGCTCACCCACATGCCTGTAATCACTTGATTTTTCAACACTTGGTCCAGCTTAATGTTTGAACTGGCCCCTTTGAGAAGCTCTGGGCTTCAGGTGATAAGAGCTGCTAGGACTGCTCTGCCTGTGACATTTCTTTCTTGACAGAAGTCATCCCTTGATGCTATTCTTATCAAGGGAAGGACGTACAAGCGTGAATCAAGCCCACATCCATGGTCACTCAGAAACCATAATTCAGAAAGCCATTTCCTTCTATGACTTATATAACTACTTAGAATACACAAAGGCAGGAAAACACAACCAAGCAACATGGGCTGGCTTTAGCCATACCAGGACAAAGAAAGGTTTGTGCTCAGGCTGGCACCATTTCACATGTTGTTGTGCTGGTGGGAGAGAAAACTCACAGAAAAGGCCATGCTTATGTTCAAGACTAACttgcaaagcaacaacaacaaccacgagTGCATTTTAAAAGGATTTGTTGGGGTTACTCATTGTAACAATTGCAGCACAGTCACCTTTTGGCCTGCAAACCTGCAGCGTCT
This window of the Elgaria multicarinata webbii isolate HBS135686 ecotype San Diego chromosome 3, rElgMul1.1.pri, whole genome shotgun sequence genome carries:
- the LOC134395381 gene encoding sulfate transporter-like, with amino-acid sequence MENGINTLMSEKSNDVLNLPSPQPSSHYVPVKLEEYETSGLSIKKLLKKAKESWRCDQQSIISFFVKLFPVVEWLPRYNVKEQLLGDIISGLLVGIVAIPQSISYAILASQDPIYGLYTNFFCAVIYFALATSHHNCVGSFGVLCLMIGESVNRQLKLAGYESDTGIDLLANATLNGTVTCDKGCYAITVATALTFLVGLYQILLAVLQLGFLSIYLSEPLLSGFVTGSSLTILTSQMNLLLGLKIPRHDGVGSLILTWVDIFRYIGKTNICDLVTSLVSLVLIVPVKEINNYYKDKMKAPFPVELLVVIAATLVSHFCNFNARYKSKICGNIPTGFMQPTVPDLNLLSSLALDALPIAIIGFAMTVSLAEIFGKKHGYPVRANQEMIAIGMGNLIPSFFYCFASCAALTKTLLKESTGCHTQISSLISSFVLLLVLLWIAPLFYSLQTCILGVVTIVNLRGALRKFADTPKMWRISKIDTVVWWVTMLSSSLITTELGLLIGVCFALLCIIFRTQRPRATLLGKVNDSEIYEDQFTYKKISSIENIKIFRFDTSLYYANKDYFKSSLFKKTGVNPSLVAALQQKAEAKAKAVTKKGATKASADVPLPTLDMHSLIIDCGAMQFLDSVGLSVLKETRQDYKKIGIQVLLANCNPSIRHLLQAGGWLTGMEDSELLSFHSIHAAVQFAEKWPQAQQMENEVTRDAFLSAEAQDISTGASLERPL